From Yersinia hibernica, a single genomic window includes:
- a CDS encoding ABC transporter permease subunit, producing the protein MQQAGVVTQSGRDKRRAVIERLVHMLVTGSGLLVLLTLMLIFVYLLYAVLPLFKPASMSLHSQFALNRSAPTLALGTDAQGGVGYRIDNKGQGFFIRLKAQGEFPAGSLISEQQLSPAPVSISRAPGKSLYSIGLSDGRVILLQPDFSTTPPRWQFPLGEQPRSLDLQGQNLSHLVVAEPQPQHFALAATTNDGRLIAATLTAGGQQLTELADAPKAINQLLLAPDGRLLYLLSGQQLYIYQFGAELTLREIVPLLDDQHPSQGPLQLSLLAGGKSLLVQAPDGVVTQWFDVPKAPDNQYHLTQIRRFTPVGKGLLTTENARRVFASLSPQGELSLFSSTQSAPLLQYKLAEGMTHAAFSPWGERLLVENAAGWSVYQLDNRYPDISWRSLWQRMWYEDYPEPAYVWQSSSAQESYQAKFSLIPIIFGTLKAAAYAMLFAVPLALAGAIYTAYFMSAGLRRIVKPTIEMMGAFPTVVIGLIAGIWLAPVIEHYLTGILLLPPLLALTILGCGWGSARVSEKMQRQLPAGWDVIILLPVILLTGLLALWLGPKLAIWTLGIPLHEWLGDNYSQRNALVVGVAMGFALIPVIFSLAEDALFSVPPSLSQGSLALGATPWQTLTRVVLPSAYAGIFSALMIGFGRAVGETMIVLMATGNTPIIDGSIFQGLRAMAANIAIEMPEAVMGSGHYRVLFLTALVLFCFTFLVNTLAESIRLRLRERYQMEQIA; encoded by the coding sequence ATGCAGCAAGCGGGCGTAGTCACACAATCAGGGAGAGATAAGCGCCGGGCTGTTATTGAACGTCTGGTGCATATGCTCGTCACGGGCAGTGGCCTGCTGGTTTTGCTGACCTTAATGCTGATTTTCGTCTATTTATTGTACGCCGTCCTGCCGCTCTTTAAACCTGCCTCAATGAGTTTGCATAGTCAATTTGCGCTAAATCGCAGTGCGCCGACTCTCGCTCTGGGGACTGATGCGCAGGGGGGAGTGGGGTATCGTATTGATAACAAAGGCCAAGGTTTTTTCATTCGCCTCAAAGCACAGGGTGAATTTCCCGCCGGGAGCCTTATCAGTGAGCAGCAGTTATCCCCAGCGCCAGTATCAATCAGCCGTGCTCCAGGCAAATCTTTGTATAGTATTGGCTTGAGTGATGGCCGCGTTATTTTGCTGCAACCCGACTTCTCAACGACACCGCCGCGCTGGCAATTTCCGCTGGGTGAACAGCCGCGCTCTTTGGATTTGCAAGGGCAAAATCTGAGTCATTTGGTGGTGGCGGAGCCGCAACCACAACACTTTGCTCTGGCGGCCACCACTAATGATGGCCGTTTAATCGCGGCGACATTGACTGCCGGCGGCCAGCAGCTCACTGAACTGGCCGATGCGCCCAAGGCCATCAATCAGCTGTTATTAGCCCCAGACGGGCGTTTGCTTTATCTTCTCTCCGGTCAACAATTGTATATTTATCAATTCGGTGCTGAGCTGACTTTACGTGAAATTGTCCCTTTATTGGATGACCAGCACCCGTCGCAAGGGCCATTGCAACTCTCTTTACTGGCGGGGGGGAAGTCACTGCTGGTTCAAGCGCCGGATGGCGTAGTCACGCAATGGTTTGACGTGCCCAAAGCGCCAGATAATCAATATCATCTAACGCAAATTCGCCGCTTTACTCCTGTGGGTAAGGGCTTACTGACGACTGAAAATGCCCGGCGGGTATTTGCTTCATTGTCGCCACAAGGCGAGTTATCACTCTTCTCCAGCACCCAGTCAGCGCCTTTGTTGCAGTATAAGTTGGCTGAGGGGATGACCCATGCAGCATTTTCTCCTTGGGGCGAGCGTCTGTTGGTAGAGAATGCTGCCGGCTGGTCTGTTTATCAATTAGATAATCGCTACCCGGATATCAGTTGGCGCAGCCTATGGCAGCGCATGTGGTATGAAGATTACCCAGAGCCGGCCTATGTCTGGCAGTCGAGTTCAGCACAAGAAAGTTATCAAGCCAAATTTAGCCTGATACCGATTATTTTTGGCACCTTAAAAGCTGCCGCCTACGCCATGTTATTTGCCGTCCCACTGGCACTGGCGGGGGCAATTTATACGGCTTATTTTATGTCGGCGGGCCTGCGGCGCATCGTTAAACCGACGATTGAGATGATGGGGGCATTCCCGACGGTGGTGATTGGGTTGATTGCCGGTATTTGGTTGGCTCCGGTGATTGAGCATTATCTGACCGGTATCTTATTGCTGCCGCCATTGCTGGCGTTGACGATTCTCGGGTGTGGCTGGGGCAGTGCGCGAGTGTCGGAAAAAATGCAGCGCCAACTGCCTGCCGGCTGGGATGTCATTATCTTGCTACCGGTTATTTTGCTGACGGGGCTTTTAGCTCTCTGGTTAGGGCCGAAATTGGCGATATGGACACTAGGAATTCCGCTGCATGAATGGTTGGGCGATAATTATTCTCAGCGCAATGCGTTAGTTGTGGGGGTTGCCATGGGCTTTGCCCTGATCCCGGTCATTTTCTCGCTGGCAGAAGACGCGCTATTCAGTGTGCCGCCGTCACTGAGCCAAGGTTCTCTGGCGCTAGGTGCCACGCCGTGGCAAACCCTGACTCGCGTTGTCTTGCCCTCTGCTTATGCGGGCATTTTCTCCGCGCTGATGATAGGTTTTGGCCGGGCAGTCGGGGAGACCATGATTGTCCTGATGGCCACGGGGAATACCCCGATTATTGATGGCAGCATTTTCCAAGGGTTACGCGCGATGGCGGCCAATATTGCCATTGAAATGCCGGAGGCCGTGATGGGCAGTGGTCATTATCGGGTGCTGTTCCTGACGGCGTTAGTGCTGTTTTGTTTTACGTTTTTGGTCAATACCCTCGCCGAATCCATTCGTTTGCGCTTACGTGAACGCTATCAAATGGAGCAGATTGCCTGA
- the ppk1 gene encoding polyphosphate kinase 1 produces MGQEKLYTEKELSWLSFNERVLQEAADKSNPLIERMRFLGIYSNNLDEFYKVRFADLKRRILISEEQGSAVTSRHLLKKIQSKVVKADQEFDGLYNDLLLEMARNQIFLINERQISENQQIWLKQYFKQHLRQHITPILINHDTNLVQFLKDDYTYLAVEIIRGQDIAYALLEIPSDKVPRFVNLPPEAPRRRKPMILLDNILRYCLDEIFKGFFDYDALNAYSMKMTRDAEYDLVTEMESSLLELMSSSLKQRLTAEPVRFVYQRDMPDEMVELLRNKLGISNDDSVIAGGRYHNFKDFISFPNVGKSNLVNKPLPRLRHVWFDKFRNGFDAIREQDVLLYYPYHTFEHVLELLRQASFDPSVLAIKINIYRVAKDSRIIESMIHAAHNGKKVTVVVELQARFDEEANIHWAKSLTAAGVHVIFSAPGLKIHAKLFLISRLEGEEIVRYAHIGTGNFNEKTARIYTDYSLLTADARITNEVRRVFNFIENPYRPVKFDNLMVSPQNSRLMLYQLIDQEIIHAQAGESAGITLKINNLVDKGLVDRLYSASSAGVKIRLLVRGMCSLIPNMPGISDNIQVISIVDRFLEHDRVYVFENKGDKLVYLSSADWMTRNIDYRIEVAVSLLDPRLKQRVLDILELLFNDTVKARYIDKELSNRYVPRGNRRKVRAQIAIYDYLKALEQPEQ; encoded by the coding sequence ATGGGTCAGGAAAAGCTCTACACCGAAAAAGAACTCAGTTGGTTATCTTTTAATGAGCGGGTATTGCAGGAAGCGGCGGATAAGAGCAATCCACTTATCGAGCGGATGCGATTTCTTGGCATTTACTCCAATAATCTTGATGAGTTTTATAAAGTCCGTTTCGCTGATCTGAAACGGCGCATTCTGATCAGCGAAGAGCAAGGCTCGGCTGTCACGTCCCGCCATTTGCTGAAAAAAATCCAAAGCAAAGTGGTGAAAGCGGATCAAGAATTTGACGGGCTATATAATGATTTATTGCTGGAGATGGCACGCAATCAAATCTTCTTGATTAATGAGCGGCAAATTTCCGAAAACCAGCAAATATGGTTAAAACAATATTTTAAACAGCATCTACGCCAGCACATTACGCCAATTCTGATTAATCACGACACGAATTTGGTGCAATTTTTAAAAGACGATTACACCTATTTGGCGGTGGAAATCATCCGTGGTCAGGACATTGCATACGCCCTGTTAGAAATTCCCTCCGATAAAGTACCGCGCTTTGTTAACTTGCCACCAGAAGCGCCTCGCCGTCGCAAACCAATGATATTACTTGATAATATTCTTAGGTATTGCCTTGATGAGATTTTTAAAGGCTTCTTTGATTATGATGCACTAAATGCCTATTCCATGAAAATGACCCGCGATGCCGAATATGATTTGGTCACCGAAATGGAATCCAGCCTATTGGAATTGATGTCCTCAAGTTTAAAACAGCGCCTGACGGCCGAACCAGTACGTTTTGTTTATCAACGCGATATGCCTGATGAAATGGTGGAATTACTGCGCAATAAGCTGGGGATCTCGAATGATGACTCGGTCATTGCTGGCGGGCGTTATCATAATTTCAAAGACTTTATCAGCTTCCCAAATGTTGGCAAAAGCAATCTGGTTAATAAGCCGTTACCGCGTCTGCGCCATGTTTGGTTTGATAAATTCCGCAATGGTTTTGATGCTATTCGCGAACAAGATGTGCTGCTGTATTACCCGTACCACACTTTTGAGCACGTATTGGAATTGCTGCGTCAAGCATCTTTCGACCCCAGTGTATTAGCCATTAAAATTAATATTTATCGTGTCGCCAAAGATTCGCGCATTATCGAATCAATGATCCATGCGGCCCATAATGGCAAGAAAGTGACGGTGGTGGTGGAATTGCAGGCGCGTTTTGATGAAGAAGCCAATATTCATTGGGCTAAAAGCCTGACCGCCGCCGGTGTACACGTTATTTTCTCTGCGCCGGGCTTGAAAATTCATGCCAAGTTATTCCTAATCTCCCGTCTCGAAGGCGAGGAAATTGTGCGTTATGCTCATATTGGCACCGGTAACTTTAACGAGAAAACCGCGCGTATTTATACCGACTATTCATTGCTGACGGCAGATGCCCGTATTACCAATGAAGTTCGGCGAGTCTTTAACTTTATTGAAAACCCATACCGCCCGGTCAAATTCGATAACTTGATGGTATCACCGCAGAACTCGCGCTTGATGCTGTATCAATTGATTGATCAGGAAATTATTCATGCTCAGGCCGGTGAAAGCGCCGGGATTACCCTGAAGATAAATAATTTAGTGGATAAAGGCCTAGTAGATAGGTTATATAGCGCCTCCAGTGCGGGAGTGAAGATCCGGTTATTAGTGCGAGGGATGTGCTCATTAATCCCCAATATGCCGGGGATCAGCGATAATATTCAGGTCATCAGCATTGTTGACCGCTTCTTAGAGCATGACCGGGTGTACGTCTTTGAGAATAAGGGCGACAAATTGGTCTATCTCTCTTCCGCTGACTGGATGACGCGCAATATTGATTATCGTATTGAGGTCGCAGTTTCATTACTGGATCCGCGGTTAAAACAGCGGGTACTGGATATTTTAGAGCTGTTATTTAACGACACG